The following proteins come from a genomic window of Nothobranchius furzeri strain GRZ-AD chromosome 1, NfurGRZ-RIMD1, whole genome shotgun sequence:
- the rab33ba gene encoding RAB33B, member RAS oncogene family a has translation MAEPRSLTSSALPPPRTRIFKIIVIGDSGVGKTCLTYRFCAGKFPEKTEATIGVDFRERLVEIDGEKIKIQLWDTAGQERFRKSMVQHYYRNVHAVVFVYDVTNAASFRSLPTWIEECKQHALGSEVPRILVGNKCDLQDCIQVDTDLAQQFADSQAMPLFETSAKNPNSHGDGNYHNSDHVEAILMTVAHKLKSQKPLVLSQLPEESRGTVTLSKDRKDGQDEDRSWSCSSC, from the exons ATGGCGGAGCCACGCTCCCTGACGAGCTCGGCTCTTCCGCCGCCAAGGACCCGCATCTTTAAAATCATCGTTATTGGAGACTCTGGAGTCGGGAAGACCTGCCTCACTTACCGGTTCTGTGCCGGTAAATTCCCCGAGAAGACCGAGGCTACAATCGGGGTGGACTTCAGGGAGAGGCTGGTCGAGATCGATGGAGAGAAAATCAAG ATCCAGTTGTGGGACACGGCTGGCCAGGAGCGCTTTAGGAAGTCCATGGTGCAGCACTACTACCGCAACGTGCATGCAGTTGTTTTTGTCTACGACGTGACCAATGCTGCCAGCTTCCGCAGCCTTCCCACTTGGATCGAGGAGTGCAAGCAGCATGCTCTGGGCTCTGAGGTACCCAGGATCCTTGTTGGAAACAAGTGTGATCTTCAGGACTGTATTCAGGTGGACACAGATTTGGCGCAGCAGTTTGCGGACAGCCAAGCTATGCCGCTCTTTGAGACATCTGCAAAGAACCCCAACAGCCATGGTGATGGAAACTACCATAACAGTGACCATGTTGAAGCTATCCTTATGACTGTGGCCCACAAGCTGAAATCACAGAAGCCCCTAGTACTCAGCCAGCTTCCCGAGGAGTCGAGGGGTACTGTCACCCTGAGCAAAGACAGGAAAGATGGACAGGATGAAGACAGGAGCTggagctgcagcagctgctga
- the LOC107387436 gene encoding fibroblast growth factor 4 isoform X1, producing MSVSSSKLPLFLYGILLCGSFASFPLISSIKHGRHNARSLMHGSGSPWNKREEAARDGEYLLGIKRLRRLYCNVGIGFHIQVLPTGRVTGVHNENIYSLIEISPVERGVVTLYGVRSHLFIAMSERGKLYGSGNYNTDCNFKENLLANNYNAYESAAHPGMYIGLSKIGKTKRGDRVTPTMTMTHFLPRI from the exons ATGTCGGTATCAAGCTCCAAGCTCCCATTATTCCTGTATGGGATTCTCCTGTGTGGCTCTTTTGCTTCTTTTCCACTTATTAGCAGTATTAAACATGGCAGACACAACGCCAGATCATTGATGCATGGCAGCGGCAGCCCCTGGAACAAAAGGGAAGAGGCAGCAAGAGATGGAGAATACTTGCTGGGAATAAAGAGACTTAGGAGGCTTTACTGTAACGTGGGCATCGGCTTCCACATTCAGGTGCTTCCAACCGGGAGGGTCACAGGAGTACACAATGAAAACATTTACA GCCTTATAGAGATTTCTCCCGTTGAGAGAGGAGTGGTGACGTTGTATGGAGTGAGAAGCCATCTCTTTATTGCCATGAGTGAAAGAGGGAAACTCTATGGCTCG GGGAATTACAACACTGATTGCAATTTCAAGGAGAATCTGTTGGCCAACAACTATAATGCCTATGAGTCAGCTGCCCACCCTGGTATGTACATTGGCCTCAGCAAGATTGGTAAAACCAAAAGGGGAGATCGTGTGACCCCAACAATGACCATGACACACTTCCTCCCAAGGATATGA
- the LOC107387436 gene encoding fibroblast growth factor 4 isoform X2: protein MSVSSSKLPLFLYGILLCGSFASFPLISSIKHGRHNARSLMHGSGSPWNKREEAARDGEYLLGIKRLRRLYCNVGIGFHIQVLPTGRVTGVHNENIYSLIEISPVERGVVTLYGVRSHLFIAMSERGKLYGSGNYNTDCNFKENLLANNYNAYESAAHPGYDHQHQTPTVRTSEETIWCFYSAA from the exons ATGTCGGTATCAAGCTCCAAGCTCCCATTATTCCTGTATGGGATTCTCCTGTGTGGCTCTTTTGCTTCTTTTCCACTTATTAGCAGTATTAAACATGGCAGACACAACGCCAGATCATTGATGCATGGCAGCGGCAGCCCCTGGAACAAAAGGGAAGAGGCAGCAAGAGATGGAGAATACTTGCTGGGAATAAAGAGACTTAGGAGGCTTTACTGTAACGTGGGCATCGGCTTCCACATTCAGGTGCTTCCAACCGGGAGGGTCACAGGAGTACACAATGAAAACATTTACA GCCTTATAGAGATTTCTCCCGTTGAGAGAGGAGTGGTGACGTTGTATGGAGTGAGAAGCCATCTCTTTATTGCCATGAGTGAAAGAGGGAAACTCTATGGCTCG GGGAATTACAACACTGATTGCAATTTCAAGGAGAATCTGTTGGCCAACAACTATAATGCCTATGAGTCAGCTGCCCACCCTG GATATGATCATCAGCATCAAACTCCAACAGTGAGGACGTCAGAAGAAACCATCTGGTGTTTCTACTCAGCAGCATGA